A single window of Culicoides brevitarsis isolate CSIRO-B50_1 chromosome 3, AGI_CSIRO_Cbre_v1, whole genome shotgun sequence DNA harbors:
- the LOC134834280 gene encoding endoplasmic reticulum metallopeptidase 1-like, with protein MLDIERVQERRGTIITFLKMERYPSENEKLKMERQSSRPMELLMSQFPVHDPLPIWIYVVLFLMLSLLFFLGYSTLTAFPKPMLKVDELRYPLRFVSERAYDHVEYLANEIGYRVAGTENNEIKTVKYIVDQVRQIQGNASEDIQMTIDVEANDGMFLRQSKMYEVINLYRGAQNIVVKMSSKKVPESQEKNYILLNAHFDTVPMSPGAGDDGTMVGVMLELMRIMAKQEPTNHPLIFLFNGLEESGLQASHAFITNNKYVDKINVLVNLEVVGTGGKDLMFQTTREHSWLMNIYHHNVPHSFANTVAEEIYQNGLIPSDTDFTNFRKFAPQIAAYDFAHAYNCYAYHTKNDGMWTVNKGSLQHTGDNILALLKGLDSAPEVDDMRTKTDDDEIDKVVFFDFLGLFLIFYSQLTSTIINSILFVVLTLIVSWCVYQFKNSQGMKFSGGILEFIIAIAIQLAGLVLGTGVTMLLAFILDVCGRSMSWYANQWLILGLYFCPFFFCNCLIPYLYIRWREKSDVADSYYVQLAIHAHCTILSIGLAVLTGLKIRSSYILAVSTIFYFGTTLLNVLFDFVNKGNKWLYLHCLGQILPSIFYFYLGSIMYTSLIPINARAYNGAGTNPEYMVAGMTCGVALLGTGFYAPILNMFRHRKYLLGMFLGIFLITIILIMTPLGFPYREREAEARFTIWHTKREFYRPDGNIRKADSGYYVFTYDRHGSGPVMDEVPRMKDAVDIDDECNTEMLCGMPFYNIHYSGNAYYNKWVAAEEPLIPASPNRPYLKLVSGSSITRFKKEYTFAVAGTDHMSIQISPMQGARLVGWSFTKEMGKPSKTWNDRDVYFINYVHGLAENNMKEFQFKITVETDDDFILTHSFEIALAAHFVHQKETLTTQYKEFIASFPKWTNVQHWTSLYQSYQY; from the exons atgTTAGACATCGAAAGAGTTCAAGAGAGACGAGGAACGATAATTACGTTCCTCAAGATGGAACGATATCCGAgcgaaaatgaaaaactgaaaatggAACGTCAATCGAGTCGTCCCATGGAATTACTGATGAGCCAATTTCCGGTTCACGATCCACTGCCAATCTGGATTTATGTTGTGCTGTTTTTGATGTTGTCGCTTTTGTTCTTTCTTGGATATTCAACGTTGACAGCTTTCCCGAAACCCATGTTGAAAGTTGATgag tTGCGGTATCCTTTGCGCTTCGTCAGTGAAAGAGCTTATGATCACGTCGAATATCTCGCCAACGAAATCGGATATCGTGTTGCTGGCACAGAaaataacgaaataaaaacCGTCAAATATATCGTGGATCAAGTTCGACAAATACAAGGTAATGCCAGCGAAGATATTCAAATGACAATCGATGTCGAAGCGAATGACGGAATGTTCTTACGTCAGTCCAAAATGTACGAAGTCATAAACTTATATCGAGGCGCTCAAAATATCGTCGTAAAAATGTCCTCGAAAAAAGTCCCTGAAtcccaagaaaaaaactacatTTTGCTCAATGCACATTTCGATACTGTTCCTATGAGTCCTGGCGCTGGCGACGATGGAACAATGGTAGGAGTTATGTTAGAGCTTATGCGAATCATGGCGAAACAAGAACCCACAAATCatcctttgatatttttatttaacggaTTGGAGGAAAGTGGACTTCAAGCTTCACATGCTTTTATCACGAACAACAAATATGTTGACAAAATCAA tgTACTTGTCAACTTAGAAGTCGTTGGAACAGGCGGCAAAGACCTTATGTTTCAAACAACGCGGGAACATTCATGGCTCATGAACATTTATCATCACAACGTACCGCATTCCTTTGCCAATACCGTAGCTGAAGAGATTTATCAAAACGGTCTAATTCCTTCGGATACGGATTTTACGAACTTTAGAAAGTTTGCTCCACAAATTGCAGCTTATGACTTTGCCCATGCTTACAATTGTTACGcttatcacacaaaaaatg ACGGTATGTGGACCGTTAATAAAGGTTCCTTGCAACATACTGGAGATAACATCCTTGCACTTCTTAAGGGGCTTGACAGCGCTCCTGAGGTAGATGATATGAGA ACCAAAACCGACGATGATGAAATCGACAAAGTtgtcttttttgattttcttggTCTCTTTCTCATCTTCTACTCGCAACTTACAAGCACGATAATCAATTCCATACTCTTTGTCGTTCTCACGTTAATTGTCTCTTGGTGCGTTTACCAATTCAAGAACTCTCAAGGCATGAAGTTCAGTGGCGGTATTTTGGAGTTTATCATTGCCATAGCAATTCAGTTGGCAGGTCTTGTATTGGGAACTGGAGTTACGATGTTATTGGCTTTCATCTTGGATGTTTGTGGGAGATCTATGTCGTGGTATGCGAATCAATGGTTGATCCTGGGACTCTATTTCTGTCCATTTTTCTTCTGTAATTGCTTAATTCCGTATCTGTACATTAGATGGCGCGAAAAATCTGATGTCGCTGATTCGTATTATGTGCaattg gcAATCCACGCCCATTGTACGATCCTCTCCATAGGACTTGCAGTATTAACTGGGCTCAAAATCAGATCTTCGTATATTTTAGCTGTCAGTACGATCTTTTACTTTGGCACAACCCTCTTGAATGTTCTCTTTGACTTTGTGAACAAAG GCAATAAATGGCTATATCTACATTGTCTTGGACAGATATTGCCAAGTATCTTTTACTTCTATCTCGGCTCAATTATGTACACTTCGCTAATTCCGATTAACGCAAGAGCTTACAATGGAGCAGGAACAAATCCGGAGTATATGGTAGCTGGAATGACATGCGGGGTAGCATTACTTGGCACAGGGTTTTAT GCACCAATTTTAAACATGTTCCGACacagaaaatatttgcttgggatgtttttgggaattttcctaataacaatcattttaattatgaCTCCGCTTGGATTTCCGTATCGAGAACGGGAGGCAGAAGCTAGATTTACGATATGG CACACAAAACGTGAATTTTACCGCCCAGATGGAAACATTCGAAAAGCAGACAGCGGATATTACGTTTTTACCTATGATCGTCACGGATCTGGTCCCGTAATGGATGAGGTTCCTCGAATGAAGGATGCTGTTGATATCGACGATGAATGTAACACTGAAATGCTCTGTGGAATGCCCTTTTATAACATTCATTACAGCGGAAATGC TTATTACAACAAATGGGTCGCTGCCGAAGAACCATTGATCCCAGCATCCCCTAATCGACCTTATTTAAAACTCGTCTCAGGTAGTTCAATTACACGATTTAAGAAAGAATATACATTTGCTGTTGCTGGAACTGATCACATGTCAATTCAAATATCGCCGATGCAAGGAGCGCGTCTCGTTGGATGGAGTTTTACAAAGGAAATgggaaaaccatcaaaaacgTGGAATGATCGAGAtgtttatttcataaattacgtTCATGGACTTGCGGAAAATAACATgaaagaatttcaatttaaaataacagtTGAAACTGACGATGATTTCATCTTAACGCATAGTTTCGAAATCGCTTTAGCTGCACACTTTGTCCATCAAAAGGAAACTCTGACGACACAGTACAAAGAATTCATCGCGAGTTTCCCGAAATGGACAAATGTGCAGCACTGGACGAGCCTTTATCAGAGTTATCAGTATTGA